One segment of Streptomyces sp. NBC_00576 DNA contains the following:
- a CDS encoding carbohydrate ABC transporter permease, whose protein sequence is MAAPALLLFGLFGLVPLVGVVALSLARWDGLGSVGWAGVANWSAVLTDGATWQALWLTVKVMVISWLVQTPVALALGHFQAPRGRLRALFAVLFFLPLLLSAVAIGLTWQALLDPSFGIGATPGLHWLAKPLLGSPDLALYTVIFVIAWQFVPFHALLYQAGIRQIPTVLYEAAALDGAGPATRFRRITLPQLKYTMVTSSTLMLVGSLTYFDLIFVLSGGTGGPGTATRVLPLSMYITGFQAHDMGRASAVAALLVVFGLGLSLLTTRLSGFTRMDSQQEGM, encoded by the coding sequence ATGGCTGCCCCCGCCCTGCTCCTCTTCGGCCTGTTCGGCCTCGTCCCCCTCGTGGGCGTCGTGGCGCTCAGTCTTGCCCGCTGGGACGGCCTGGGCTCCGTCGGCTGGGCGGGCGTCGCCAACTGGAGCGCTGTCCTGACCGACGGTGCCACCTGGCAGGCACTGTGGCTCACCGTCAAGGTGATGGTGATCAGCTGGCTGGTCCAGACGCCCGTCGCCCTGGCACTCGGCCACTTCCAGGCGCCCCGCGGGAGGCTGCGCGCCCTGTTCGCCGTACTGTTCTTCCTCCCGCTGCTGCTGTCCGCCGTGGCGATCGGCCTGACCTGGCAGGCGCTGCTCGACCCGTCCTTCGGCATCGGCGCCACGCCCGGACTGCACTGGCTGGCGAAGCCGCTGCTGGGCTCTCCGGACCTGGCCCTGTACACCGTGATCTTCGTGATCGCGTGGCAGTTCGTGCCGTTCCACGCCCTGCTCTATCAGGCCGGCATACGGCAGATCCCGACCGTCCTGTACGAGGCCGCCGCCCTTGACGGCGCCGGGCCGGCGACCCGGTTCCGGCGCATCACGCTTCCGCAGCTGAAGTACACGATGGTCACGTCCAGCACGCTCATGCTCGTCGGCTCGCTGACCTACTTCGACCTGATCTTCGTCCTGTCCGGCGGCACCGGCGGCCCGGGCACCGCCACCCGCGTCCTTCCTCTTTCCATGTACATCACCGGATTCCAGGCCCATGACATGGGCCGGGCCAGCGCCGTCGCCGCCCTCCTGGTGGTCTTCGGCCTCGGCCTGTCGCTGCTGACCACCCGCTTGTCCGGCTTCACCCGGATGGACAGCCAGCAGGAGGGCATGTGA
- a CDS encoding ABC transporter substrate-binding protein, which yields MRGIPISGILGTPRIRGAVAIAVTASAALGLAACGTSGPSTTSSAKGLTMWALNDQTILKESVDAYNNDHPDEKITLRLFANDDYKQKLRVAFGANQAPDIFFSWGGGALNDYVKAGKVDTLRASDVKADRFTPSVMQSATFDGKVYGVPANGLAPVVLYYNKKVLADAGVEPPKTYADLLAAVKKLKAKDVVPMSLAANSKWPTLMYLEYLLDRQGGSDVFTKIASGDASAWKDPSVTQANQYLQDLSKAGAFGDNASSVSYDQGASTALLYTGKAAMEVMGTWEYANIAKAAPDFLAKGDLGYTAFPTLPGGAGKADSIVGNPSNFLSLNSATKNKSAALTYFNDYVLNDSQVDAYLAAGSVPPVNGLESKLATVKSSSDKAWLTFVYGLVQNAPSFQLSWDQALPSDQADPLLTNTDKSFLRQIPPAEFGTNMSKATS from the coding sequence ATGCGGGGAATCCCTATCAGCGGAATTCTCGGAACTCCCAGAATTCGAGGCGCCGTTGCGATTGCGGTCACCGCGTCGGCGGCCCTGGGCCTCGCCGCGTGCGGGACGTCGGGGCCGTCCACGACGTCGTCGGCGAAGGGCCTGACGATGTGGGCGCTCAACGACCAGACGATCCTGAAGGAGTCCGTCGACGCCTACAACAACGACCACCCGGACGAGAAGATCACCCTGAGGCTGTTCGCCAACGACGACTACAAGCAGAAGCTGCGTGTCGCCTTCGGCGCGAACCAGGCTCCGGACATCTTCTTCAGCTGGGGCGGCGGCGCGCTGAACGACTACGTCAAGGCGGGCAAGGTCGACACGCTGAGGGCGTCGGACGTGAAGGCCGACCGGTTCACCCCCAGTGTGATGCAGAGTGCCACCTTCGACGGCAAGGTCTACGGTGTGCCCGCCAACGGTCTCGCCCCGGTCGTCCTCTACTACAACAAGAAGGTGCTGGCCGATGCGGGCGTCGAGCCGCCGAAGACGTACGCCGATCTGCTGGCGGCCGTGAAGAAGCTGAAGGCGAAGGACGTTGTGCCGATGTCGCTCGCGGCGAACTCCAAGTGGCCGACGCTGATGTACCTGGAGTACCTGCTGGACCGCCAGGGCGGCTCCGACGTCTTCACGAAGATCGCCTCCGGTGACGCCTCGGCCTGGAAGGACCCCTCGGTCACCCAGGCCAACCAGTACCTGCAGGACCTGTCGAAGGCCGGCGCCTTCGGCGACAACGCTTCCTCCGTCAGCTACGACCAGGGCGCCTCCACGGCCCTGCTCTACACGGGCAAGGCGGCGATGGAGGTGATGGGCACCTGGGAGTACGCCAACATCGCCAAGGCCGCGCCCGACTTCCTGGCCAAGGGCGACCTGGGCTACACCGCCTTCCCGACGCTGCCCGGCGGCGCCGGCAAGGCGGACAGCATCGTCGGCAACCCCTCGAACTTCCTGTCGCTGAACTCGGCCACCAAGAACAAGTCGGCCGCGCTGACGTACTTCAACGACTACGTTCTGAACGACTCCCAGGTCGACGCCTACCTCGCCGCCGGCAGTGTGCCGCCGGTCAATGGCCTGGAGTCGAAGCTGGCGACGGTGAAGTCGTCGTCCGACAAGGCGTGGCTCACGTTCGTCTACGGCCTGGTGCAGAACGCGCCGAGCTTCCAGCTCTCCTGGGACCAGGCACTGCCGTCCGACCAGGCCGACCCGCTGCTGACCAACACCGACAAATCGTTCCTGCGCCAGATCCCGCCCGCCGAGTTCGGCACGAACATGAGCAAGGCGACATCGTGA
- a CDS encoding tyrosine-type recombinase/integrase produces MAEKAIVPVGVRLSTDIEYRPDRPHPYRARVRWFDPATKRRLSLSEGKADEDEAQEWLQDIIEAAQAGLSPSLATMKLAEYGDANMDLALRGLELKTLDPYLAGWRMRVVPALGHLAVRMITNGIVDRTVQNWIVDEHSRSTVKNTIAVLVRVMEQAVRDGIIKVNPARISGWQKLYKQAEDELRDPRALALPDWDTLVQLADALVAASYNHYRGWGDVVLFAASTAARIGEASGCRVGDIDTSQWIWTVRRQTTPAPGGLTDKGTKGKRARKVPIIEEIRPLMAQRILSAGPAPDARLFTGPRGGRVSTAVLRDATHWDEVVTRLGYEHLRRHDLRHTGLTWFADAGVPLHVLRRIAGHGSLTTTQRYLHPDVHKITAAGAALSAHLSVLRAPRTLPATTVLTR; encoded by the coding sequence ATGGCCGAGAAGGCCATTGTTCCGGTCGGTGTCCGACTCTCCACCGACATCGAATACCGGCCCGATCGCCCCCATCCCTACCGAGCGCGGGTCCGCTGGTTCGATCCCGCTACGAAGCGGCGCCTGTCCCTGTCGGAGGGAAAGGCGGACGAGGACGAGGCGCAGGAGTGGCTCCAGGACATCATCGAAGCCGCGCAGGCCGGACTGTCCCCATCGCTCGCCACCATGAAACTCGCCGAATACGGCGACGCGAACATGGATCTCGCCCTGCGCGGGCTGGAGTTGAAGACCCTCGACCCCTATCTCGCGGGTTGGCGGATGCGCGTGGTCCCTGCCCTGGGCCACCTCGCCGTACGGATGATCACCAACGGCATCGTCGACCGCACCGTGCAGAACTGGATCGTCGACGAACACAGCCGCTCCACGGTCAAGAACACCATCGCCGTCTTGGTCCGCGTCATGGAACAGGCAGTCCGCGACGGCATCATCAAAGTCAACCCCGCCCGCATCAGCGGCTGGCAGAAGCTCTACAAGCAGGCCGAGGACGAACTCCGCGACCCCCGGGCCCTCGCCCTGCCCGACTGGGACACGCTCGTCCAGCTGGCCGACGCACTCGTGGCCGCCTCCTACAACCACTACCGCGGCTGGGGCGACGTCGTCCTGTTCGCCGCGAGCACCGCTGCCCGGATCGGGGAAGCCTCCGGGTGCCGCGTCGGAGATATTGACACCAGCCAGTGGATCTGGACGGTACGGCGGCAGACCACGCCCGCGCCCGGCGGACTCACCGACAAGGGCACCAAGGGCAAGCGCGCCCGGAAGGTTCCCATCATCGAGGAGATCCGCCCGCTCATGGCCCAGCGTATCCTCTCCGCCGGCCCCGCCCCTGACGCACGTCTGTTCACCGGCCCACGCGGAGGACGCGTCTCCACCGCGGTCCTGCGCGACGCGACCCACTGGGACGAGGTCGTCACCCGCCTCGGCTACGAGCACCTGCGCCGCCACGATCTCCGCCACACCGGACTGACCTGGTTCGCGGACGCCGGAGTCCCCCTCCACGTACTGCGCAGGATCGCCGGCCACGGATCGCTGACGACCACTCAGCGCTACCTGCACCCGGACGTCCACAAGATCACGGCTGCCGGTGCGGCACTCTCCGCACACCTCAGCGTGCTGCGCGCCCCGCGCACGCTTCCCGCAACGACTGTCCTCACCCGCTGA
- a CDS encoding transketolase, which produces MTTTATHIDPYETPDAHDTHAYAELTGLMGLMTGDEKHGPAATSTLDVLWVLYDRVLRVGPDRMADPERDRFLLSKGHGPMAYYAVLAAKGFLPVAWLPGFGSYDSPLGHHPDRVLVPGAEIGSGSLGHGLPIAVGTALGLRAQRRGGPAVWVLIGDAELDEGSNHEAIAFAGPAGLERLHTVVVDNSSASHGRPGGIAARFEAAGWSTATVDGRDHEALYTAFTTPHPGRPHAVVARVEPKSD; this is translated from the coding sequence ATGACGACCACAGCCACGCACATCGACCCGTACGAGACACCCGACGCACACGACACACACGCATACGCCGAGCTGACCGGGCTCATGGGGCTGATGACCGGCGACGAGAAGCACGGGCCGGCGGCGACCTCCACCCTGGACGTTCTCTGGGTGCTCTACGACCGGGTCCTGCGGGTCGGCCCCGACCGGATGGCGGACCCCGAGCGCGACCGGTTCCTGCTGTCCAAGGGGCACGGGCCCATGGCGTACTACGCGGTACTCGCTGCCAAGGGCTTCCTGCCCGTGGCCTGGCTGCCGGGCTTCGGCTCGTACGACTCGCCGCTCGGTCACCACCCCGACCGGGTGCTGGTGCCCGGGGCCGAGATCGGCAGCGGCTCGCTGGGGCACGGTCTGCCGATCGCGGTCGGTACGGCGCTGGGGCTGCGCGCCCAGCGGCGCGGAGGGCCCGCGGTGTGGGTGCTGATCGGCGACGCCGAACTGGACGAGGGCAGCAACCACGAGGCGATCGCCTTCGCCGGTCCCGCCGGCCTCGAACGCCTGCACACAGTCGTCGTCGACAACTCGTCCGCCAGCCATGGCCGGCCCGGTGGCATCGCCGCCCGCTTCGAGGCCGCGGGCTGGTCCACGGCAACGGTCGACGGCCGTGACCACGAGGCCCTGTACACCGCGTTCACCACGCCGCATCCCGGCCGCCCGCACGCGGTCGTGGCGCGGGTCGAACCGAAGTCCGACTGA